One Thermoplasma volcanium GSS1 genomic window carries:
- a CDS encoding enoyl-CoA hydratase/isomerase family protein, which translates to MPRCVLEEVDDIAILKFTRSEKLNAFDFDSWREFSSNVDEASNYKGLIITGEGRAFSSGDDINAMYKFEDYAESKSFFKTLFDVLQKLMHYPHPIIAAVNGLAAGGGAEILLTLDYVVSVKDAWFWFPEARIGLYPPILTSLGVYVFGIKNVKKLAINMPRLTSEEALNLGLVDMIIEDKNKLTEIAVNKVRELNRVPTVSYTSMRKVLASIVLPHLKQSLDTLAETAVEEEAKRSMELFIKSRKK; encoded by the coding sequence ATGCCGCGTTGCGTCCTCGAAGAAGTGGATGATATAGCAATTCTTAAATTTACCAGAAGCGAAAAATTGAATGCGTTTGACTTTGATTCATGGAGAGAATTTAGTTCGAACGTTGATGAAGCATCGAATTACAAAGGCTTAATCATTACCGGAGAAGGGAGGGCGTTTTCATCTGGAGACGATATAAATGCAATGTATAAATTTGAGGATTATGCTGAGAGTAAGTCCTTCTTTAAAACTTTATTTGATGTTTTACAAAAACTTATGCACTATCCACATCCAATTATTGCCGCTGTAAACGGTCTGGCAGCTGGAGGAGGGGCAGAGATCCTTTTAACTTTAGATTATGTTGTATCTGTAAAAGATGCGTGGTTCTGGTTTCCAGAGGCCAGAATAGGGCTTTATCCTCCTATTTTAACTTCATTGGGCGTATACGTTTTTGGAATTAAGAACGTGAAGAAGCTGGCTATTAACATGCCAAGGCTCACCTCAGAAGAGGCACTAAACCTAGGCTTAGTCGACATGATCATCGAAGATAAGAATAAACTCACAGAGATCGCTGTTAATAAAGTCAGGGAATTGAACAGGGTTCCGACTGTTTCATATACGAGCATGAGAAAGGTCCTGGCGAGTATTGTGCTTCCACATCTAAAACAGTCACTAGATACGCTAGCAGAGACAGCAGTTGAGGAAGAAGCTAAGAGGAGTATGGAGCTTTTCATTAAATCCAGGAAAAAATAA
- a CDS encoding APC family permease — translation MARSLRRNVLNFREVLFQGVAASAPAGAAVATMTGSAAFALGSLPLAAAVAFVIVFLNALIIRRISTHVAGPGGYYDYIKTGFGKEVGIFSGWVYILYQIAALAFISLSIAVFVPALLSYIYGISVPGNLWIPLLIGAAAFGYLVSFSGIRGSLRYVSVMGSLEIAVVVFIGLFIILSHPAINTPAVFTLKYDKFGVSGIALGVLFMYTAFSGFGGMTPLGEEAKNAKKLIGDAVIISSVILGVFFVFAAYAFTVGWGPSSMESYANNLVPGIKLAQVDIGLWAAILITIFYINSILTDNVTFSNSVARITLSMSRDGVLPRFLSEVHEKRKTPHFAGLVMVIASVIIGLLSVEFLGPFGGFLFTGVLSTLAALLVHMLANLSLPVIIKKKANKVGVLNVALPVTVTAILVYVFYGTFVSISTPVVAASISFGAWATFAAIFSVVRRNKILESEYISVNEVGEEAE, via the coding sequence ATGGCACGGAGCTTGCGTAGGAATGTATTAAATTTTAGGGAGGTGCTTTTTCAGGGGGTTGCTGCATCAGCACCCGCAGGAGCGGCTGTGGCGACAATGACAGGTTCAGCGGCGTTCGCTCTAGGATCTTTGCCTTTAGCTGCAGCGGTTGCGTTTGTAATTGTATTTCTTAACGCACTGATAATAAGGAGGATATCGACGCACGTCGCAGGCCCTGGTGGATACTATGATTATATAAAGACTGGCTTTGGCAAAGAAGTGGGTATATTCTCAGGCTGGGTGTACATACTGTATCAGATAGCTGCACTCGCCTTTATATCTCTCTCTATAGCGGTATTCGTACCAGCCCTCCTTAGTTATATTTACGGGATCAGCGTTCCGGGGAATCTATGGATACCTTTATTGATAGGAGCAGCTGCTTTTGGATACCTAGTATCATTTTCAGGAATTAGAGGTTCCTTGAGGTATGTATCAGTTATGGGAAGCCTTGAAATAGCAGTGGTGGTGTTTATAGGGCTATTCATAATACTATCGCATCCAGCAATAAATACGCCTGCTGTATTCACCTTGAAATATGATAAATTTGGGGTAAGCGGTATAGCCCTTGGTGTTCTATTTATGTACACTGCTTTCTCTGGATTCGGAGGAATGACACCACTGGGTGAAGAGGCAAAGAACGCCAAGAAGTTGATAGGGGACGCTGTTATAATTTCCTCCGTCATACTAGGTGTATTCTTTGTCTTTGCGGCCTACGCTTTTACAGTTGGATGGGGCCCATCCAGTATGGAATCGTACGCAAACAATTTAGTTCCAGGCATAAAGTTGGCGCAAGTCGACATTGGTCTGTGGGCTGCAATCTTGATAACGATATTCTACATCAATAGCATATTAACAGACAACGTAACTTTCAGCAACAGCGTTGCTAGAATAACCTTGTCCATGAGCAGGGATGGTGTGCTTCCACGCTTTTTGTCCGAAGTTCATGAAAAGAGGAAGACGCCGCATTTTGCGGGTTTAGTGATGGTTATAGCTTCAGTGATAATCGGGCTCCTCAGTGTAGAATTCCTTGGGCCATTTGGCGGTTTCCTCTTTACAGGTGTTTTATCCACACTAGCTGCCCTTCTTGTTCATATGCTTGCAAACTTATCGCTTCCTGTAATAATTAAGAAGAAAGCAAATAAGGTAGGCGTTCTAAACGTAGCGCTTCCAGTTACGGTAACTGCTATACTTGTTTATGTATTCTATGGCACCTTCGTATCTATATCGACACCCGTAGTGGCTGCTTCAATTTCGTTCGGAGCTTGGGCCACATTCGCGGCTATATTCTCAGTAGTAAGGAGAAACAAGATATTAGAATCAGAATATATATCAGTAAATGAAGTGGGTGAGGAAGCTGAGTAG
- the cobI gene encoding precorrin-2 C(20)-methyltransferase, producing MNADMKLYVVGLGPGDPSLVTLKALDTVLKSDIIYVPCSGGEHRIARSILEKLFAGKNEGSLPQVKDLEFPMTRDHNYNKSFLEKNVAEIISDLAKHKILSYAVIGSPTFYSTFGKIKQMLEEKGVSIEYVPGVNSVDACSARSSINIASGDDSVLVTTYRKLLEIGSFEKYDTVVIMKVPTGSFSLERIRNLMGDGMKYIYARRCTMDSEFITEKAGNEDGDYFSLVIARRY from the coding sequence TTGAATGCAGATATGAAGCTTTACGTTGTTGGGCTCGGCCCTGGAGATCCATCATTGGTTACATTAAAAGCCCTTGATACAGTTTTGAAAAGCGATATAATCTACGTACCATGTTCCGGCGGTGAACATAGGATCGCAAGGTCAATTCTAGAGAAGCTCTTTGCAGGAAAAAATGAAGGATCTTTACCACAGGTGAAAGATCTGGAGTTTCCTATGACACGGGATCATAATTACAACAAATCCTTCCTGGAGAAAAATGTAGCAGAGATAATTTCTGATTTGGCAAAACATAAAATTCTATCATATGCTGTAATAGGTTCGCCTACATTTTACAGTACATTCGGAAAAATAAAGCAAATGCTGGAGGAAAAAGGAGTCAGCATAGAGTACGTGCCTGGCGTAAATTCTGTAGATGCGTGTTCAGCTAGATCCTCCATTAACATAGCTAGCGGTGATGATTCTGTTCTCGTAACTACGTACAGAAAATTATTGGAAATAGGCAGTTTCGAAAAATATGACACAGTAGTTATAATGAAAGTTCCGACAGGATCTTTTTCTTTAGAAAGAATAAGGAATTTAATGGGTGATGGGATGAAATACATATATGCAAGACGATGCACAATGGACAGTGAATTTATAACGGAAAAAGCTGGAAATGAGGACGGCGACTACTTTTCACTTGTAATAGCGAGGCGATACTGA
- the cbiE gene encoding precorrin-6y C5,15-methyltransferase (decarboxylating) subunit CbiE: MNELALFYGRKITVAGISKRGSETALEISEKLSEKGLAVKCYSRSNLKGCNTYIGSTQNFVLSEVRKSDVLVLVMSLGGAVRIIEKASILKEEGIAVIVVDDYGRYAIPIVNGHSGSANVFARLISELIGSEYIITDAVELNGLMSVEEMSRRLYCTIANPECVLKINTALANGDPVFARNESSKRKHAFEMIKYPWKTYSRSDDAKIIITDRPGEGGEICYLVPDDISVGIGFTGKADPYNIKKRIEEVLLSLGLGYDDVNCVSSLRYNKFLSELIKDNGTEFRTFSADDLKSVDVSLLSHISEEAEEKLGIPGSAEPSALLSLGPGSRIIYPFTKFDHSMTISVASRRKLFEGKIWFIGVGPSDPSLMTLAAIDRIAKADIVAGYEMPMRIARNAIGKKEQIVLHWKDQQKYVERIIDLYDKGYRIAFLFTGDSCFSESELIRRFIGRCRNYEIIPGISSVQAASARSGMPLELTPVISFHVTGYIEDRKKEMLDSLRRNGRVLVIPRPYDFMPSKIADYLIENGISGSTEVTVMEYLTSENERVTHNTLEQIKHKDFSDISIMAIGNSLLH; this comes from the coding sequence TTGAATGAATTGGCGCTGTTCTATGGGAGAAAGATAACCGTTGCCGGAATATCAAAACGAGGATCTGAGACCGCCTTGGAAATAAGCGAAAAGCTCTCAGAAAAAGGCCTGGCTGTTAAATGCTATAGCAGATCGAATTTGAAAGGGTGCAATACGTACATCGGAAGCACGCAAAACTTTGTCTTGAGTGAAGTACGAAAAAGCGATGTTTTAGTTCTTGTAATGTCTCTTGGCGGTGCTGTAAGAATAATAGAGAAAGCGTCAATATTGAAAGAGGAAGGCATAGCAGTGATCGTAGTAGACGATTACGGCAGATATGCAATTCCTATCGTCAATGGCCATTCTGGATCAGCGAATGTCTTCGCACGGCTCATCTCAGAACTCATCGGAAGTGAGTATATAATAACGGACGCTGTAGAACTGAATGGATTGATGTCAGTCGAGGAGATGTCTAGGCGCCTCTACTGCACTATAGCTAACCCTGAGTGCGTATTAAAGATCAACACTGCACTAGCTAACGGTGATCCTGTCTTTGCAAGGAATGAAAGTTCGAAGAGAAAACACGCGTTTGAAATGATAAAGTACCCTTGGAAAACCTACAGCAGATCAGATGATGCAAAGATAATAATAACAGATAGGCCAGGAGAAGGAGGCGAGATATGCTATCTTGTTCCGGACGATATATCAGTTGGCATTGGTTTCACGGGAAAAGCAGACCCATATAATATAAAGAAAAGGATCGAAGAGGTATTGTTAAGCCTCGGACTTGGATATGATGATGTAAATTGTGTATCTTCACTTCGGTATAACAAATTTCTATCGGAATTGATTAAGGATAACGGAACAGAATTCCGGACTTTTTCTGCCGATGATCTAAAATCCGTCGATGTTTCGCTGTTGAGCCATATATCCGAAGAAGCAGAGGAAAAATTAGGGATTCCTGGTTCTGCAGAGCCGTCTGCACTTTTATCATTAGGTCCAGGTTCTAGGATTATTTACCCCTTCACAAAGTTCGACCATTCTATGACAATATCTGTTGCATCACGAAGGAAGCTATTCGAAGGGAAAATATGGTTCATTGGGGTAGGGCCGTCCGATCCAAGCCTGATGACGTTGGCAGCGATAGATCGAATTGCTAAGGCGGACATTGTAGCAGGATACGAGATGCCTATGCGTATTGCAAGGAACGCAATTGGGAAAAAAGAACAAATCGTATTGCACTGGAAGGATCAGCAGAAATATGTGGAAAGGATAATAGATCTATACGATAAAGGCTATAGGATAGCCTTCCTATTCACCGGCGACTCATGTTTCTCAGAATCGGAACTTATAAGGAGGTTTATAGGGCGCTGTAGAAATTACGAGATAATACCAGGCATAAGTTCGGTGCAGGCTGCATCGGCTAGATCCGGTATGCCTTTAGAACTTACGCCTGTCATTTCCTTTCATGTTACCGGATACATCGAAGATAGAAAGAAGGAAATGCTTGATTCTCTTCGCAGAAATGGAAGGGTGCTTGTAATACCGAGGCCATATGATTTCATGCCTTCTAAAATAGCAGATTATCTTATCGAAAACGGAATATCCGGAAGCACTGAGGTTACGGTCATGGAGTATTTAACTTCAGAAAACGAGAGGGTAACACATAATACGCTGGAGCAAATAAAACATAAAGACTTCTCAGACATATCAATAATGGCAATCGGCAATTCACTACTGCATTAA
- the pip gene encoding proline iminopeptidase: MKWVRKLSRCEDGYVKIQGIYIYYKVCKAENEKAKLMTLHGGPGMSHDYLLSLTDLAEKGITVLFYDQFGCGRSEEPEKEKFTIDYGVEEAEAVKKNIFGDDKVFLMGSSYGGALALAYAVKYQAHLKGLIISGGLSSVPLTVKEMQRLIDELPEKYRNAIRKYGEVGDYQNPEYQEAVNYFYHQHLLRSEDWPPEVLKSLEYAEERNVYRTMNGPNEFTITGTIRDWDITDKIGIISVPTLITVGEFDEVTQNVAEVIHSKIDNSQLIVFKACSHLTMWEDRDEYNRILLQFIEKNI, encoded by the coding sequence ATGAAGTGGGTGAGGAAGCTGAGTAGATGTGAAGACGGCTACGTTAAAATACAGGGAATTTACATATATTACAAGGTGTGTAAAGCAGAGAACGAGAAGGCAAAGTTGATGACTTTACATGGCGGGCCAGGCATGTCACATGATTATTTGCTTTCTCTAACTGATCTTGCCGAAAAGGGAATAACTGTACTTTTTTATGATCAGTTTGGCTGCGGCAGATCTGAAGAGCCAGAAAAAGAAAAGTTTACAATCGACTACGGGGTAGAAGAAGCGGAGGCTGTTAAGAAAAATATCTTCGGCGACGATAAGGTATTTCTCATGGGTTCCTCTTATGGCGGTGCGCTGGCTTTAGCATACGCTGTGAAATACCAAGCGCACCTTAAAGGGCTGATAATTTCAGGCGGCTTATCGAGCGTACCTTTGACTGTGAAGGAGATGCAGCGGCTAATTGACGAGCTTCCAGAAAAATACAGAAATGCAATAAGGAAGTATGGAGAAGTAGGAGATTACCAAAATCCGGAATATCAGGAAGCTGTAAACTATTTTTATCACCAACACCTCCTTCGTTCTGAGGACTGGCCTCCGGAGGTGCTCAAGTCTCTCGAGTACGCAGAAGAGCGAAATGTGTACAGGACAATGAATGGGCCAAACGAATTTACAATTACTGGAACTATACGGGACTGGGATATCACAGATAAGATTGGGATTATATCTGTGCCTACATTGATAACAGTGGGGGAATTCGATGAGGTCACACAAAACGTAGCTGAAGTAATACATAGCAAAATAGATAACTCCCAACTAATCGTATTTAAGGCCTGTTCTCATCTGACTATGTGGGAAGATCGCGATGAATATAATCGAATTTTACTTCAATTCATAGAGAAAAATATATAG
- a CDS encoding amidohydrolase, which yields MFDLLISNCTVFGREGSDAIGINEGRIAFIGIDRDLRAKKRIDLSGKIVFPGFIDSHAHLLSTGLEDIRLNLYHTKSKEEVVERIAEYSKGKEKVIAYRWDESMWKPQSSYLTSSDINGIPVPVVAFRRDGHMAVANQKAMDVIGTTRKEGIFKEDDIELLEPLVKPNEAEIRDALNTAANRAISLGIVAVRDMVDISTYNEYKNIKTPLKIYKVLYSDSIFDKFGTSSQNDWGIKAFLDGSLGSRTAAHKGWDASNLKMDESKFENFAKQIWMHNLPLAVHAIGEVAVETAAKVFYRNAGRNRNSIEHFELVDDDVLDYITKTTIISSQPNFLEWAGKGGMYEDRVGGEWLYKNNPFRWMIDRGIHLAFGSDSMPIGPMYGIYYAVNSEYQRQKITLEEAVRCYSEGGSYLLGTEGYMGMLRVGYSADMAVFDEKLLKDLRGIKAAKPEITIINGKIYTN from the coding sequence ATGTTCGATCTATTGATCTCGAACTGTACCGTTTTCGGTAGAGAAGGTTCTGATGCAATTGGGATTAACGAAGGAAGGATAGCTTTCATTGGGATTGATAGAGATCTTCGCGCAAAGAAGAGAATTGATCTCTCGGGCAAGATCGTATTTCCTGGCTTCATAGATTCTCACGCGCATCTGCTTTCAACGGGGCTGGAAGATATTCGTCTGAATCTTTATCATACGAAGAGCAAGGAGGAGGTTGTTGAAAGAATCGCTGAATATTCGAAAGGCAAGGAAAAGGTCATAGCATATAGATGGGATGAATCTATGTGGAAACCTCAATCGAGCTACCTCACATCTTCTGACATAAATGGAATTCCAGTACCTGTTGTTGCATTTAGAAGAGACGGACATATGGCCGTTGCAAATCAAAAAGCGATGGATGTAATAGGAACTACCCGGAAGGAGGGCATATTCAAGGAAGATGACATTGAACTTTTAGAGCCTCTAGTTAAACCTAACGAAGCCGAAATACGGGATGCGCTTAACACAGCTGCGAACAGGGCAATAAGCCTTGGCATCGTAGCCGTTAGGGATATGGTTGATATTTCGACGTATAACGAATATAAGAACATAAAAACACCGTTAAAAATATACAAGGTGCTTTATTCCGATTCTATTTTCGACAAATTCGGAACTTCATCGCAGAACGACTGGGGGATCAAGGCCTTCCTAGATGGATCTCTCGGTTCACGGACTGCAGCGCACAAGGGCTGGGATGCGTCTAATTTAAAGATGGATGAAAGTAAGTTCGAGAATTTTGCTAAGCAGATATGGATGCATAATTTGCCGCTTGCAGTCCATGCTATAGGAGAGGTAGCTGTCGAAACTGCAGCGAAAGTATTCTACCGAAATGCCGGAAGGAATAGGAACTCGATCGAACACTTTGAATTAGTTGACGATGACGTACTAGATTATATTACAAAAACAACAATAATTTCTTCACAGCCCAATTTCCTAGAATGGGCTGGAAAAGGCGGTATGTATGAAGACAGGGTTGGGGGCGAATGGCTTTATAAGAATAACCCGTTTCGGTGGATGATCGATAGGGGCATACACCTAGCTTTTGGATCGGATTCAATGCCCATCGGCCCAATGTATGGAATATATTATGCTGTCAACTCAGAATACCAGCGGCAGAAAATAACGCTTGAGGAGGCAGTAAGGTGCTACTCTGAAGGCGGCTCATATCTTCTCGGTACAGAAGGCTATATGGGCATGTTAAGGGTAGGGTATTCCGCAGACATGGCTGTTTTTGATGAAAAGCTGCTTAAAGATTTAAGGGGAATAAAAGCAGCAAAGCCTGAAATAACTATAATTAACGGAAAAATTTATACAAATTGA
- a CDS encoding LeuA family protein, whose amino-acid sequence MLTDDTLREGMQAPGIAFTLDEKIRIAQSISKSGIKRALVSYPSAHESEVEAARKITDLHLFDDTYSLGRSIKEDVDSIISTGSKVTLHLPFGDYDINKICDVVKYASDHSDSVEIAIVDMVKYEKEKIFDLAKKLWECGASIVQIPDTTGRATPKRVHDVVSYIKQNLKVKVEVHCHNDHGLAIANSIAGIEAGCDYVDTTIFGIGERNGIADTASIASYLEKAGYEDKINFEMLRKTYDLMSELILRKAGYRFFADNMPIFGRNVLSITAGTHSTSKVFPNSRVSLNVYAGSRLVASILRKNGIEPDERKVKLLVSKIKDLSSNEGRVVGEDEVLKIYGGIL is encoded by the coding sequence ATGCTAACTGACGATACTTTGCGTGAAGGCATGCAGGCTCCTGGAATTGCCTTCACCTTGGATGAGAAAATACGGATTGCCCAATCAATAAGCAAGAGCGGAATAAAGAGAGCGCTTGTTTCATATCCATCCGCCCATGAAAGCGAAGTGGAAGCAGCTAGAAAAATTACTGATCTGCATTTATTTGATGATACGTATTCGTTGGGCAGGTCAATTAAAGAAGACGTTGATTCTATCATTTCTACCGGTTCGAAGGTCACACTTCACTTGCCGTTCGGTGATTATGATATAAATAAGATATGCGATGTGGTAAAGTATGCTTCAGATCATTCTGATTCTGTAGAAATAGCCATAGTTGACATGGTAAAATATGAGAAAGAGAAGATATTCGATTTAGCGAAGAAGCTATGGGAATGCGGTGCCTCAATTGTGCAAATACCGGACACGACAGGCCGGGCAACCCCCAAGCGGGTACACGATGTCGTGTCTTACATTAAGCAGAATCTCAAAGTTAAAGTGGAGGTACATTGCCATAACGATCATGGATTAGCGATTGCGAACAGTATAGCTGGCATAGAAGCTGGATGTGATTACGTAGATACTACCATATTTGGTATAGGTGAACGAAACGGAATAGCTGATACGGCTTCAATAGCAAGTTACCTTGAAAAAGCTGGATACGAGGACAAAATTAACTTTGAAATGCTCAGAAAGACATACGACTTAATGAGTGAGCTCATCCTTAGAAAAGCTGGATACAGATTTTTTGCAGACAACATGCCTATCTTTGGGAGGAACGTTCTATCAATAACTGCTGGTACGCATTCAACATCCAAGGTTTTTCCAAATTCCCGTGTTTCGTTGAATGTTTATGCTGGCTCACGCCTAGTTGCAAGTATCCTTAGGAAAAATGGAATAGAACCAGATGAAAGAAAAGTTAAACTACTTGTCTCTAAAATCAAGGACTTGTCGTCTAATGAAGGCCGGGTAGTTGGGGAGGACGAAGTGCTAAAGATTTATGGTGGTATACTATGA
- a CDS encoding CaiB/BaiF CoA transferase family protein, whose protein sequence is MRAIEIGHIVAGPTAGLLLSDLGFEVIKVERPKSGDIARSLTGTSSGAFAFYNRNKKSVTIDFKQKEGRDVLMKLIGTSDVLIDNLGYGALESAGLSYDEMKKHNPGLIYLSIRGYGNGPYEKRKSLDFPIEIHSGLAYMTGTLEKPMRVGASMIDMSAAMFGVIAVLDAIIEREKTGKGKQVTIGMFETALFFMGQHITTYQLIGKELKPINEDGFAWGIYDFFTTKDNKKVFVAVTTEDQWKKFCEVFSLSFCDEFPTNAIRYSKRDTLIPMLQDVMGKFDSTGLVERLESANISYAVLNKPWDLLNDPHASAKMISEEYCGRKIMVPYSPIGYNYVSDPPKLGDYTREVLRELGYSDYEIDYMEHNGIV, encoded by the coding sequence ATGAGAGCTATCGAAATAGGACACATTGTAGCAGGACCTACTGCTGGGCTCCTTCTATCAGATTTGGGCTTTGAAGTCATAAAAGTAGAACGTCCAAAATCTGGCGATATCGCAAGATCCCTAACTGGAACTAGCTCAGGTGCTTTCGCATTCTACAATAGGAATAAAAAAAGCGTGACTATAGACTTCAAACAGAAGGAAGGTAGAGATGTCCTGATGAAACTCATAGGGACATCCGATGTTCTTATAGATAATCTCGGATATGGAGCCCTGGAATCTGCAGGTTTATCTTATGATGAGATGAAGAAGCATAATCCAGGGCTCATATACCTATCAATAAGGGGCTACGGCAATGGTCCATATGAGAAGAGGAAGTCACTCGATTTTCCAATAGAGATACATAGCGGGCTTGCTTACATGACTGGAACACTGGAAAAGCCCATGCGCGTTGGGGCCTCAATGATTGATATGAGTGCTGCAATGTTTGGAGTCATAGCTGTTCTAGATGCCATAATCGAAAGAGAGAAAACAGGAAAAGGCAAGCAGGTAACTATCGGTATGTTCGAAACAGCGCTTTTCTTTATGGGACAGCACATAACAACCTATCAATTGATAGGAAAAGAGTTAAAACCAATAAACGAAGATGGGTTTGCTTGGGGGATATACGATTTCTTTACAACGAAAGACAACAAGAAGGTATTCGTAGCTGTGACTACAGAAGATCAGTGGAAAAAGTTCTGCGAGGTATTTTCGCTAAGTTTTTGCGATGAGTTTCCTACAAATGCTATACGTTATAGCAAGCGTGATACGCTGATACCCATGCTTCAAGATGTAATGGGTAAATTCGATTCAACCGGACTAGTAGAAAGATTAGAGAGTGCGAACATTAGCTACGCTGTACTCAATAAGCCATGGGATCTATTAAATGATCCGCATGCTTCGGCCAAAATGATCTCAGAAGAGTACTGTGGTAGGAAAATAATGGTTCCTTATTCTCCAATCGGCTATAACTATGTCTCGGATCCTCCAAAATTAGGCGATTATACTAGGGAAGTATTGCGAGAACTCGGATATTCTGATTATGAGATTGATTATATGGAGCACAACGGTATCGTATAA
- a CDS encoding alpha/beta hydrolase family protein codes for MRGQQIEDLLTQKNIEEVKLDKDGRRLAYIASEPFREYKKDKPKKYLYVTDCKFNTLFNAEGYGISSMDFSSDGRLLYVEENEIHLITQDYREERIHFKGNIEEARWYGNDILFSASIEREDNEDDGYFFEESDPFIDLYLLQPGHGIKKLTDNLNVWEFSTNGREIAFIGSRCQQESCWYRPSIYVIDAGGDIIEKHRPKDRQLGKLTIGTSGEIAFIESTMSDRGVVSGDVIVLSDSDKKNLTEGNESSYSHIVFYDGEIYVLENHETHFRVISLLTRKVLWSGDGIVYPAYSPSFHISSGKLALAFSSPDQPQEVIVKNIDTGVEERSAINSGLLDLKAYPSEIVEWKASDGKKIYGILRTLDPKNPLIVYVHGGPTSFSYGAFLDRTSVYLGYGFSVFMPNYRGSVGLGREYAESNIGDLGGMDFEDVISGIKYLQQSGKIDTKNIFITGGSYGGYMSALAVMKTDIFNASVSLFGISDWISFHGTSNLYEWDRIHLDADPWSFEKYDRYSPIRIKRKPKTPVLLMHGVNDKYVPIGQYYEFYRFLKENGDEVKMIVYPREGHGFTERAHIIRQYKETIDFFKSHLKK; via the coding sequence ATGAGAGGACAACAAATAGAAGATCTGCTGACACAGAAAAATATAGAAGAGGTAAAATTAGATAAGGATGGAAGGAGGCTAGCATATATAGCTTCTGAGCCTTTTCGAGAATATAAAAAAGATAAACCGAAAAAGTATCTATACGTAACAGATTGTAAGTTCAACACTTTGTTCAATGCTGAAGGCTATGGTATCAGCTCTATGGACTTTTCAAGTGATGGCAGGCTTCTTTACGTTGAGGAGAATGAAATACACCTGATCACACAAGATTATAGAGAAGAGAGAATACATTTCAAGGGCAATATAGAAGAGGCTAGATGGTACGGCAATGATATACTTTTCTCAGCTTCCATAGAAAGGGAGGATAATGAGGATGATGGGTACTTTTTTGAAGAATCTGACCCTTTCATCGATCTTTATCTTCTGCAGCCTGGCCATGGAATAAAAAAATTAACCGATAACCTAAATGTCTGGGAATTTTCCACCAACGGCAGAGAAATAGCATTTATCGGATCTAGATGCCAACAGGAGAGCTGTTGGTACAGGCCGTCTATTTACGTTATTGATGCTGGTGGCGATATAATAGAGAAACATAGGCCGAAAGATAGGCAACTAGGCAAGTTAACTATTGGGACGTCTGGAGAAATAGCATTTATTGAAAGCACGATGAGCGATAGGGGCGTCGTTTCAGGAGACGTTATTGTATTGTCCGATTCAGATAAGAAAAATCTTACTGAGGGTAACGAATCTAGCTATTCGCACATTGTATTCTATGATGGGGAAATATACGTACTTGAAAACCATGAAACACACTTTCGTGTGATTTCACTCTTAACCAGAAAAGTTCTCTGGAGTGGAGACGGTATTGTATATCCAGCCTATTCTCCATCTTTTCATATTTCGTCCGGAAAATTGGCGTTAGCCTTTTCATCTCCAGATCAACCGCAGGAAGTTATAGTCAAGAACATCGATACTGGCGTAGAGGAAAGATCGGCAATAAATTCTGGCCTTCTTGATCTAAAGGCTTATCCGTCAGAAATTGTTGAATGGAAGGCTTCGGACGGAAAAAAGATATATGGCATACTTCGTACATTGGATCCTAAAAATCCGCTTATCGTATATGTCCATGGAGGCCCGACATCGTTTTCATACGGTGCCTTCCTTGATCGAACAAGCGTATACCTCGGCTATGGTTTTTCTGTATTCATGCCTAACTACAGAGGAAGCGTTGGACTCGGCAGAGAGTATGCAGAATCGAACATAGGCGATCTAGGCGGCATGGATTTTGAAGATGTAATCAGCGGAATAAAGTATTTGCAGCAGAGTGGAAAGATAGATACAAAGAATATATTCATAACAGGCGGGTCATACGGCGGGTACATGTCAGCCTTGGCTGTGATGAAGACAGATATCTTCAACGCATCCGTATCTCTTTTCGGAATTTCCGATTGGATAAGCTTCCATGGAACAAGCAACCTATACGAATGGGACAGGATCCACTTGGACGCTGACCCATGGTCGTTTGAAAAATACGATCGCTACTCGCCAATAAGGATAAAGCGCAAACCAAAAACACCTGTACTGCTAATGCACGGCGTAAACGACAAGTACGTCCCAATAGGCCAGTACTACGAATTCTATAGATTTTTAAAGGAAAACGGGGACGAGGTAAAGATGATCGTATATCCAAGGGAAGGACACGGCTTTACTGAACGGGCCCATATTATCAGGCAGTACAAAGAAACTATCGACTTCTTCAAATCACATCTAAAGAAATAG